One window from the genome of Jiangella alba encodes:
- the glgB gene encoding 1,4-alpha-glucan branching protein GlgB, which translates to MIDAQRLLGEVDLHLIGEGRHERLWEVLGARVVTIDGVAGTAFTVWAPNARLIQVAGEFNGWDGGGHTMTRLGGGVWGLFVPGVGDGALYKFKVHGADGHWRDKADPMAFRTEVPPAQASIVHESRYEWNDEVWLARRPPSAHAHPMSVYEVHLGSWRRGKSYRELAVELAAYVTELGFTHVEFLPVAEHPFGGSWGYQVTSYYAPTARFGHPDDFKFLVDTLHQAGIGVLLDWVPAHFPRDDWALARFDGTPLYEHADPRRGEHPDWGTYVFDFGRPEVRNFLVANALYWLTEYHVDGLRVDAVASMLYLDYSRPEGAWLPNVHGGRENLDAIAFLQETNATAYRSVPGIVSVAEESTAWPGVTRPTHLGGLGFGLKWNMGWMHDSLAYLSRDPIHRQYHHHQLTFSMMYAFSENFVLPLSHDEVVHGKGSLLGKLPGDRWQQLATLRAFYAYMWAHPGKQLLFMGGELAQESEWAEERELDWWLLDRPAHAGVQRLVTDLNAVYRTAPELWALDSDPAGFEWIDANDATGNVFSFLRHGPDGELLACVANFNARPHEGYRLGLPQAGPWQELMNTDASLYGGSDVGNLGQVVATDEPWHGRPASAVLRVPPLGTLWLRPATSH; encoded by the coding sequence ATGATCGACGCACAGCGGCTCCTGGGCGAGGTCGACCTCCACCTCATCGGTGAAGGCCGGCACGAGCGGCTCTGGGAGGTGCTGGGCGCCCGGGTCGTCACCATCGACGGCGTCGCGGGCACCGCGTTCACGGTGTGGGCGCCGAACGCGCGGCTGATCCAGGTGGCCGGCGAGTTCAACGGCTGGGACGGCGGCGGGCACACCATGACGCGCCTGGGCGGCGGCGTGTGGGGGCTGTTCGTGCCGGGCGTCGGCGACGGCGCGCTGTACAAGTTCAAGGTGCACGGCGCCGACGGCCACTGGCGCGACAAGGCCGACCCCATGGCGTTCCGCACCGAGGTGCCGCCCGCGCAGGCGTCGATCGTGCACGAGTCGCGCTATGAGTGGAACGACGAGGTGTGGCTGGCCCGGCGGCCCCCGTCGGCGCACGCGCACCCGATGTCGGTGTACGAGGTGCACCTGGGGTCGTGGCGGCGCGGGAAGTCCTATCGCGAGCTGGCCGTCGAGCTGGCGGCGTACGTCACCGAGCTGGGCTTCACCCACGTCGAGTTCCTGCCCGTCGCCGAGCACCCGTTCGGCGGGTCGTGGGGCTACCAGGTGACGTCGTACTACGCGCCGACGGCGCGGTTCGGCCACCCCGACGACTTCAAGTTCCTCGTCGACACCCTGCACCAGGCCGGCATCGGCGTGCTGCTCGACTGGGTGCCGGCGCACTTCCCGCGCGACGACTGGGCGCTGGCCCGGTTCGACGGCACGCCGCTCTACGAGCACGCCGACCCGCGCCGCGGCGAGCACCCCGACTGGGGCACGTACGTCTTCGACTTCGGCCGCCCCGAGGTGCGCAACTTCCTCGTGGCCAACGCCCTCTACTGGCTGACCGAGTACCACGTCGACGGCCTGCGCGTCGACGCCGTCGCGTCCATGCTGTACCTCGACTACTCGCGGCCCGAGGGGGCGTGGCTGCCCAACGTGCACGGCGGCCGCGAGAACCTCGACGCCATCGCGTTCCTGCAGGAGACCAACGCCACCGCGTACCGCTCGGTGCCGGGCATCGTGTCCGTCGCCGAAGAGTCCACCGCCTGGCCCGGCGTCACCCGTCCCACCCATCTCGGCGGTCTCGGGTTCGGCCTGAAGTGGAACATGGGCTGGATGCACGACTCGCTGGCGTACCTGTCGCGCGACCCGATCCACCGGCAGTACCACCACCATCAGCTGACGTTCTCGATGATGTACGCGTTCAGCGAGAACTTCGTCCTCCCCCTCTCCCACGACGAGGTCGTACACGGGAAGGGGTCGCTGCTGGGCAAACTGCCCGGCGACCGCTGGCAGCAGCTGGCCACGCTGCGCGCGTTCTACGCCTACATGTGGGCGCACCCGGGCAAGCAGCTGCTGTTCATGGGCGGCGAGCTGGCCCAGGAGTCCGAATGGGCCGAGGAGCGCGAGCTCGACTGGTGGCTGCTGGACCGCCCGGCGCACGCGGGGGTGCAGCGGCTGGTCACCGACCTCAACGCGGTCTACCGGACGGCGCCGGAGCTGTGGGCGCTCGACTCCGACCCGGCCGGCTTCGAATGGATCGACGCCAACGACGCCACCGGCAACGTGTTCTCGTTCCTGCGCCACGGCCCCGACGGCGAGCTGCTGGCGTGCGTCGCGAACTTCAACGCGCGGCCGCACGAGGGCTACCGGCTGGGACTGCCTCAGGCGGGGCCGTGGCAGGAGCTCATGAACACCGACGCCTCGCTCTACGGCGGCTCCGACGTCGGCAACCTCGGCCAGGTCGTCGCCACCGACGAGCCCTGGCACGGCCGCCCCGCCTCCGCCGTGCTGCGGGTGCCGCCGCTGGGCACGCTCTGGCTCCGACCCGCGACGTCGCACTGA
- a CDS encoding MurR/RpiR family transcriptional regulator — protein sequence MASAGSAATSRGPRQLAFLTDRLPSMSAAERKITDVLTRSPDEAISMSITELADRAGVSEATISRYCRRLQFKGYQDLRIRIARELAAEEATAGGTAENGIELAASTSADLLNRTARLLDPARVDRAAAAISAARRVVCVGLGASGIAAQAAAHHLLGIGVRAESHADLHVLLGATALLDASDVVLAFSRTGSAKDVTACVRLAQEQGATVISVTNASRSPVAKLSDIVLQVASEGTIGTLDSVLVQVFVLEILMRGCLERLGPAAELAAARVSEVIMGRLY from the coding sequence ATGGCATCTGCCGGCTCCGCAGCCACCTCCCGCGGCCCACGTCAGCTCGCGTTCCTCACCGACCGGCTGCCGTCGATGTCGGCGGCCGAACGCAAGATCACCGACGTGCTGACCAGGTCGCCCGACGAGGCCATCAGCATGTCGATCACCGAGCTCGCCGACCGCGCCGGCGTCAGCGAGGCGACGATCAGCCGCTACTGCCGCCGGCTGCAGTTCAAGGGCTACCAGGACCTGCGCATCCGCATCGCCCGGGAGCTCGCCGCCGAGGAGGCCACCGCGGGCGGCACCGCCGAGAACGGCATCGAGCTCGCCGCGTCCACCAGCGCCGACCTGCTGAACCGCACGGCCCGGCTGCTCGATCCGGCCAGGGTCGACCGCGCGGCCGCCGCCATCAGCGCGGCGCGCCGGGTCGTCTGCGTCGGGCTCGGGGCCTCCGGCATCGCCGCGCAGGCCGCGGCGCACCACCTGCTCGGCATCGGGGTCCGGGCCGAGTCGCACGCCGACCTGCACGTGCTGCTCGGTGCGACGGCGCTGCTGGACGCGTCGGACGTCGTGCTGGCGTTCAGCCGGACCGGCAGCGCGAAGGACGTCACGGCCTGCGTCCGGCTGGCACAGGAGCAGGGTGCCACCGTGATCTCGGTGACCAACGCGTCCCGTTCGCCGGTCGCCAAGCTCTCCGACATCGTGCTCCAGGTCGCGAGCGAGGGCACCATCGGCACGCTCGACTCCGTCCTGGTGCAGGTGTTCGTGCTCGAGATCCTGATGCGCGGCTGCCTGGAACGGCTCGGGCCGGCCGCCGAGCTCGCCGCGGCGCGCGTGTCGGAAGTGATCATGGGTCGCCTCTACTGA